The proteins below come from a single Streptomyces tubercidicus genomic window:
- a CDS encoding SMP-30/gluconolactonase/LRE family protein, with the protein MELDRSPVARTRRRSVNGRLTERIARGGPRALPALRIVAPEIEGPEDVVADADGSLFAGAADGAIWRLRPSASGAADRATAVAHTGGRPLGLQPLPGGELLVCDARRGLLRLDPRHGTVRVLADEVSGAPLRFCSNVTSAADGTVYFTVSSRRYGLDEWLGDFLEHTGTGQLLRLRPGGTPEVLLEGLQFANGVALAPDESFLVVAETGARRLRRYRLTGPRSGTADTLAAELPGYPDNVSLGPDGAFWVALARPRAAGVELLHGMPRGVRRAAWEVAKRLRLSLPPHPTVRVLAVRPDGGHAWDLRAVRSPYRMVTSVCRTGNLLAMGSVAERGIAVCAVPGTDGEDGAGPVY; encoded by the coding sequence ATGGAGCTGGACCGCAGCCCGGTGGCCCGTACACGTCGCAGGTCGGTGAACGGGCGGCTCACGGAGCGCATCGCACGGGGCGGGCCGCGGGCACTCCCGGCGCTCCGTATCGTCGCGCCCGAGATCGAGGGCCCCGAGGACGTGGTGGCCGATGCCGACGGCAGCCTCTTCGCGGGCGCCGCGGACGGTGCGATCTGGCGGCTGCGCCCCTCCGCGTCGGGCGCGGCCGACCGGGCGACGGCCGTGGCACACACCGGTGGCAGACCGCTCGGCCTGCAGCCCCTACCCGGCGGTGAGCTGCTGGTCTGTGATGCCCGGCGCGGTCTGCTGCGCCTCGACCCCCGCCATGGGACCGTACGGGTGCTCGCCGACGAGGTGTCCGGCGCGCCCCTGCGGTTCTGCAGCAATGTCACCAGCGCGGCGGACGGCACGGTCTACTTCACCGTCTCCAGCCGTCGCTACGGCCTCGACGAGTGGCTGGGCGACTTCCTGGAGCACACCGGAACCGGACAGCTGCTGCGGCTGCGGCCCGGCGGCACTCCCGAAGTCCTGCTGGAGGGGCTGCAGTTCGCCAATGGCGTGGCGCTGGCCCCGGATGAGTCCTTCCTGGTCGTGGCGGAGACCGGGGCCCGCCGCCTGCGCCGCTACCGGCTCACCGGCCCCCGGTCCGGCACCGCCGACACACTGGCCGCGGAGCTGCCCGGCTACCCCGACAACGTCTCCCTCGGTCCGGACGGAGCGTTCTGGGTCGCCCTGGCACGACCACGGGCGGCCGGTGTGGAGCTGCTGCACGGCATGCCGCGCGGCGTCCGGCGGGCGGCCTGGGAGGTGGCGAAGCGGCTGCGGCTCTCGCTGCCTCCGCACCCGACGGTTCGGGTCCTGGCGGTCCGCCCGGACGGCGGGCATGCCTGGGATCTGCGCGCCGTACGGTCTCCGTACCGGATGGTCACCAGCGTCTGCCGGACCGGGAATCTGCTGGCCATGGGCAGCGTCGCGGAACGCGGTATCGCCGTCTGCGCGGTCCCTGGCACGGACGGCGAGGACGGCGCGGGCCCCGTGTACTGA
- a CDS encoding NAD(P)/FAD-dependent oxidoreductase: protein MIVGAGFAGYECARTLSRQAKGAAEIVLINPNDYFLYVPLLPEVAAGILEPRRISVSLTATLPGVRLVLGEVHDVDFDARRVDYTDPEDRGGSLSYDRLVLTVGSVNKLLPIPGVAEHAHGFRGMPEALYLRDHITRQIEMAGAADDPAERAARTTFVVVGAGYTGTEVTAQGVRFTDSLVRQNTGLRDGPRPRWLLLDLADRLLPELDERLSGTADRVLRARGVEIRTRTSVKEATADGVLLDDGEFIGTRSLIWCVGVRPDPLVEAVGLPTDKGRLCVDAYLGVPGRPEVFACGDATAVPDLTRPGETTPMTAQHAQRQGKVAAHNVAASCGQGTPRAYEHHDLGFMVDLGGVQAAANPLHVPLSGPLAGAITRGYHLLAMPGNRIRVATDWFLDAVLPRQGVQLGLVRSWSVPLDTETPEVARVPNDTPGRS, encoded by the coding sequence GTGATCGTCGGAGCCGGTTTCGCCGGTTACGAATGCGCCCGCACGCTCTCCCGGCAGGCCAAGGGGGCCGCCGAGATCGTGCTCATCAACCCCAACGACTACTTTCTGTATGTGCCGCTGCTGCCGGAGGTGGCGGCCGGAATCCTGGAACCCCGCCGGATCTCGGTCTCGCTGACCGCGACCCTGCCGGGCGTCCGGCTCGTCCTCGGTGAGGTCCATGACGTGGACTTCGATGCCCGTCGGGTGGACTACACCGACCCCGAGGACCGGGGCGGCTCGCTGTCCTACGACCGGCTGGTGCTGACCGTCGGCAGCGTCAACAAACTGTTGCCCATCCCGGGCGTCGCCGAGCATGCCCATGGCTTCCGCGGGATGCCCGAGGCGCTGTACCTCCGCGACCACATCACCCGTCAGATCGAGATGGCCGGTGCGGCCGACGATCCGGCCGAGCGGGCCGCCAGGACCACGTTCGTCGTCGTGGGCGCCGGCTACACCGGTACCGAAGTCACCGCCCAGGGCGTGCGGTTCACCGACTCCCTCGTCCGGCAGAACACCGGGCTGCGGGACGGCCCGCGCCCCCGCTGGCTGCTGCTGGACCTCGCCGACCGGCTGCTGCCCGAGCTCGACGAGCGGCTGTCGGGCACCGCCGACCGGGTTCTGCGTGCCCGCGGCGTCGAGATCCGTACCCGCACCTCCGTCAAGGAGGCGACCGCGGACGGGGTCCTGCTCGACGACGGCGAGTTCATCGGCACCCGCTCGCTGATCTGGTGCGTGGGCGTCCGGCCCGACCCGCTGGTCGAGGCGGTGGGGCTGCCCACCGACAAGGGGCGGCTGTGCGTCGACGCGTACCTGGGAGTGCCCGGCCGGCCGGAGGTGTTCGCCTGCGGGGACGCCACGGCCGTTCCCGACCTGACCCGCCCCGGGGAGACGACGCCGATGACCGCCCAGCACGCCCAGCGGCAGGGCAAGGTCGCCGCGCACAATGTGGCGGCGTCCTGCGGACAGGGCACCCCGCGCGCCTACGAGCACCACGACCTGGGCTTCATGGTGGATCTCGGCGGAGTCCAGGCCGCCGCGAACCCGCTGCATGTCCCGCTGTCCGGCCCGCTCGCCGGAGCGATCACCCGCGGCTACCACCTCCTGGCGATGCCCGGCAACCGCATCCGGGTGGCCACCGACTGGTTCCTGGACGCGGTGCTGCCGCGCCAGGGCGTCCAACTGGGCCTGGTCCGCTCCTGGTCGGTGCCGCTGGACACCGAGACCCCCGAAGTGGCCCGGGTACCGAACGACACACCGGGACGGTCGTGA